The Paraburkholderia sp. PREW-6R genomic interval CGAGGTGCGGCGGCGTCTCGCCGAACAATGGGATGCCGTGTGATGCGCGTGTGCGCGACCGCGCCGTTTGCCGCTGAAGATGTGCTGTTGGAGGCGTCGGCGGCGTTGGAGGCGTCATCGGCGCGCTGGCGGCCGCATGATTTGCTGCGTCTGCGCGAACTGGCTGTATTCGACGGCGAACCGGCGTGGGTACGCAGCGCTTTCGAGCGTGCGCCCTATGCGGTCGTGCGCCGCGCGCTCAGCGCCGATGGCTTCGTCGCGATCGGCGTGCGCGGTGAGCTTCGCTCGCAACGTTACGGCACGTGGTCACGGATCGCCGATATCGACGAGGCGGTGCCGCCCGAAGCGCTTGCGCATCGCGCACCACGGGACGATCGCGGCGCACTGCCGGCTTTCGTGGCGCTCGCCGCGCTTGCCGAACTGGCTGCCGCAGGTAGCCACACCCCCGACTTGCTACGCGGGCTCGCATGGGGACCCGCTGGCAGCGCCGGTTTCGAACTGGCCACGGGAGTGGCGACAGCGACGGCATCGAGCGACCTCGATCTGCTGATTCGCGCACCTCGTACGCTCACGCACGACTTGGCGCGCGCGTTGCTCGACCAGCTGGAGGCCGTTGCCGGACGAGCCGGCGTTCGCATCGACGCCCAGCTCGAAACGCCCGCAGGCGGCGTCGCGCTTGCCGAATGGGCCGCGGCGAGGCCGCGCGTACTGGCGCGGCACGCAAGCGGTCCCCAGCTCGTCGCCGATCCGTGGGCGAGCGCCGCACCAGCGACCCAATGATGCTGGCGCTTATCTTCCCCGGCCAGGGCGCGCAGAGCGACGGCTTTCTGCATCGCCTCGCGGAACACCGAGCCGTGCGCGAAACGCTCGCGCAAGCGTCCTCGGTGCTCGATACCGATGTCCTCTCGCTCGACACAGCCGACGCGCTGCGCTCCACCGTCGCGGTGCAGATCGGCTTGACGGTGGCGGGCGTCGCGACTGCGCGCGCGCTCGCCGCGGAGGGACTCACGCCGGCAATGAGCGCGGGACTTTCGGTCGGCGCTTATCCGGCGGCGGTAAGCAGCGGCGCGATTGCTTTCGACGACGCGTTGAAGATGGTTCGCAAGCGCGCCGAATTGATGGAGTCCGCGTACCCGTCGGGCTACGGCCTCGCGGCGGTGTCGGGGCTGACGGAGCATGAACTCGACACGCTCGCGGCACGGCATGCGCGTGATAGTGGGCAACGGGTCTACATCGGCAATGTGAATGCGCCGCGTCAGATCGTGATGGCCGGTGCGAGCGCCGCGCTCGACACATTCATCGAGCGGGCGCTTGCCGGCGGCGCGCGCAAAGCGACACGCCTCGCGGTCAGCGTGCCGTCGCACTGCGAATTACTCGCGCGGGCCACGGATGAACTGCTCGCGTACGCGCGGCACGTGCCGTTTCACGCGCCGCACAGCACCTACGTCGGCAATCGCGGCGGACGGCCGCTTTACACCGCTGATGCGATCCGCGACGACCTCGCCACCAACATGCGCCACACGGTGCGCTGGTTCGACGCGCTCACCGTCATGCAGGAGATGGGCGCGCGCCTGCTGATCGAAGCGCCGCCCGGCCAGGTGCTCACGGACATCGCGCGCGAGTATTTCCCCGACACGGCCGCGCTGCCTGCGAGCGCGTTGTCGTTCGAACGGCTCGTGGCGACGGCACGCCGACGGCTCGAAGCGGTCTGAGCGAAGCCCGATGAGTTAGCGTCCCGCCGGGCGCGGCGTAATCCAGCGAAACGTCAGGTTGATCCGCTCGCCCGACACGCGCGGCTCCTTCGGCACGCGATGACGCCACTCGGCCTGCGTGTCGCCCTTCATCACGAGCAGGCTGCCGCCTTTCAGCGAATAAGACTGCACGACGCCTGTCCGGTTGTGCCGCAGATCGAAAGTACGCGCGACACCCAGGCTGACTGACGCAATCACCGGCTCTTTGCCGAGTTCGGGTTCGCGATCGGCGTGCCAGCCCATGCTGTCCGTGCCGCTGCGATATCGGTTGATCAGCACGCTGTTAAAGCGCGCGCCCGACGTGGCTTCCGCCGCCGCCTTCAGTTCGGCGACGGCCGGCGTCCACGGCTGCGGCACGTTGCGAATGCCCGAATAGACGTACACCGCGTCCGGCTCACCCTGCCAGGCGGTCAGGCGCGGCAATGGCACGCGGCCGGCGGGCGTGCCCATCACGTCCTGACGCCAGGCGACTTCGTCCGTCAGCCGGGCTAGCGCTTGCGCCGACTGCGCGCGTGAAAGCCATTCGGGATACCAGTCGACGTCGGGCGTCGGCGGGTTATCGAAAAGATCCGTCATGAGAATGCCTGTTGCGAGATGTCCGCACTGCCCGGCAGGAGCCTGGCCGTTGTTACGATCGAGCACGCAAAACGCGGCGCGCCGAGCTACTCTGGCTATTATGGCGGCAAGCGCGACGACGCTCCTTTGCCTGGCTGCGCTTTCATCGTCCGCGCCCGCTGCCGTCGTTTCCCAAACCACTCGATGACCTTCAACGGACCTCATCATGATTCTTTCCGATCAGGCACTCGCCCAACTTTTCCACGACGCACGCACGCACAATGGCTGGCTACCCAAACCGGTCGATGACGCCGTCCTCGAACAACTGACCACGCTGACCCTGCTCGGCCCGACCTCCGCCAATTCGAGCCCGGCACGCTTCGTGTTCATCAAGTCGCCGGAAGCGAGGGAAAAGCTGCGGCCGGCGCTGTCGGCGGGTAATCTGGACAAGACAATGGCTGCGCCGGTTACGGTGATCGTCGGGATGGATATGGCGTTCTACGAACATTTGCCAAAGCTGTTCCCGCATGCCGACGCGCGCAGCTGGTTCGCGGGCAACGACCGCGCGATCGCGGACACGGCGTTTCGCAACTCGACGCTGCAAGGCGGTTATCTGATTCTCGCGGCGCGCGCCCTTGGGCTCGACACGGGGCCGATGTCCGGCTTCGACGCTGCAAAAATCGACGAAGCATTTTTCGCCGGCACCACGGTCAAGACGAACTTTCTGGTCAATCTCGGATATGGCGATGCCACGAAGCTGTTCGAACGCAGCCCGCGCTTTTCGTTCGACGAAGCTGCGCGGATTGTCTGATGCGCGGCGCGCCCGGCTGTGCGGCCTCGCTTGCCGGTCTTTTAACTGAAGACTGCAATGTAGAAGACCACTGCGCCGATCAATGCGCCGACGAAGCAGAAGCCTTCGCCGGCGTCGTCCGTGCTCGAGCGCACCCACCCTCCGACGACGCCAAACAGCCCCGCTATGCCAAGCGCGACACACACCATGACGACATCGAACAGCGCGTCTTTACCCAGTTCCGAGAAGTCGATATCGCGCACGCCGAAGTACAGGCAAAGCGCCATCAACGAAATGACGACTAGCGGCAGCATCACATGACTGCCCTCGTGTCCGACGTGATGCGCATGATGCGCGTGACGTAG includes:
- a CDS encoding malonate decarboxylase holo-ACP synthase, whose protein sequence is MRVCATAPFAAEDVLLEASAALEASSARWRPHDLLRLRELAVFDGEPAWVRSAFERAPYAVVRRALSADGFVAIGVRGELRSQRYGTWSRIADIDEAVPPEALAHRAPRDDRGALPAFVALAALAELAAAGSHTPDLLRGLAWGPAGSAGFELATGVATATASSDLDLLIRAPRTLTHDLARALLDQLEAVAGRAGVRIDAQLETPAGGVALAEWAAARPRVLARHASGPQLVADPWASAAPATQ
- a CDS encoding alpha-ketoglutarate-dependent dioxygenase AlkB; its protein translation is MTDLFDNPPTPDVDWYPEWLSRAQSAQALARLTDEVAWRQDVMGTPAGRVPLPRLTAWQGEPDAVYVYSGIRNVPQPWTPAVAELKAAAEATSGARFNSVLINRYRSGTDSMGWHADREPELGKEPVIASVSLGVARTFDLRHNRTGVVQSYSLKGGSLLVMKGDTQAEWRHRVPKEPRVSGERINLTFRWITPRPAGR
- a CDS encoding malonic semialdehyde reductase, producing the protein MILSDQALAQLFHDARTHNGWLPKPVDDAVLEQLTTLTLLGPTSANSSPARFVFIKSPEAREKLRPALSAGNLDKTMAAPVTVIVGMDMAFYEHLPKLFPHADARSWFAGNDRAIADTAFRNSTLQGGYLILAARALGLDTGPMSGFDAAKIDEAFFAGTTVKTNFLVNLGYGDATKLFERSPRFSFDEAARIV
- the mdcH gene encoding malonate decarboxylase subunit epsilon — protein: MLALIFPGQGAQSDGFLHRLAEHRAVRETLAQASSVLDTDVLSLDTADALRSTVAVQIGLTVAGVATARALAAEGLTPAMSAGLSVGAYPAAVSSGAIAFDDALKMVRKRAELMESAYPSGYGLAAVSGLTEHELDTLAARHARDSGQRVYIGNVNAPRQIVMAGASAALDTFIERALAGGARKATRLAVSVPSHCELLARATDELLAYARHVPFHAPHSTYVGNRGGRPLYTADAIRDDLATNMRHTVRWFDALTVMQEMGARLLIEAPPGQVLTDIAREYFPDTAALPASALSFERLVATARRRLEAV